Genomic DNA from Nocardioides aquaticus:
CTCAACGCCGATCCCACGCTGCTCGACGGCGTCGACGTCCTCTGGGTCGGCGGGACGTTCAACCCCGCGGTGGGCTCCGCGGCCGAGGGCGCCGTGGAGGCGTTCGTGGCCGACGGCGGGTCCGTCACCGGGCGGGACGCCTCGAACGGTGTCTTCACCTTCGCCAAGCGGATCGGCCTGCTCGACGGGACCGTGACCCCCGGCAACCGGTCGGGCAACGGCATCGTGGACGTGGACACGCCGGAGGGCTCGGTGCTCGCGCCGTACGCCCAGGACTCGGCGTTCATCTACCCGGCGTTCTCCTACGCCGCGCTGGGTGGGAGCACGACGGCGGCGCAGACCTACGGTGCCGACCCGCTGCTCGCGGGCCACTGGCGGGCCACGGACGCCACCAACGGCCCGGCCGGCGCGGCCGGCGCGGCCTCGGCCGTGTCCGCGGTCGACGAGGAGACGGGGTCGCGCACCTTCGTCTTCGGCACCTCGCCGCTCTTCCGCACGCACCCCAAGGGCGGTCTGTCGCAGGTCGCGCGTGCCCTGCAGTGGGCCGGGCCCGAGGGGGCGCCGGTCGTGGCCCCCGGTGACAGCAGCGTGGTCATCGCCCCGGTCGAGCGCGTGGTCTACCCGGGCGACGCCACCGTCGAGGTGACCACGGCCGGGGACGACGAGACCCCGGCGGACGGCACCGTCGAGCTCCTGGTCGGCGACGAGGTCGTCGCCTCCGGCCCGACCACCGACGGGGCGGCCAGCCTGACCGTCGCGGGCCTGACCCCGGGCACCACCTCGGTCGTCGCGCGGTTCATCCCGGCCGCCGGCTCGCCGGCGGTGCTCAGCGCCCCGGCCGACGTCCGCGTGGCCAGGGCGGTCTCGGAGCTGGACCTCGAGGCCACCAAGGCGGTGGGCAAGCGCGCCCGCCTGGTCCTCGACCTGGAGGTTCCCGCGGTCCCCACCACGGGACGGGTCGTGCTGCGCGACAACGGCGCGCTGCTGCGCACCGTCCGCGTCACCGCCGGTGAGCCGACGGTCCTGCGGGTCGCGCTCGGCCGCGGGCGGCACGTGGTCAAGGCCCGCTTCGCGGGCACGGACCTGGTCCGGGGCAGCGCCGACCGGGACCGGGTGCGGATCGGCTGACCGCACCCCGCCCCAGCCGCACGCGCCGGGCCCGAGGCAGGACCTCGGGCCCGGTGCGCGGGGGCGGCGGGCCCGCCACACTGGGGTCACGACGCGTCGGGCGGGAGGTGAGCGGTGGAGGCAGGCACGGAGCCCGACCGCGCCCCGCCCCGCCGTGCCCGGCGCAGCGTCACCGGCGTCGTGCTGGCGGTGCTGATGCTGGGCGCCTCGCTGGACCCGTCCCTGCTCGCGCGGTCCTGGGTCTTCCAGGGTGTCCTGAGCGGTGTCGGGGTGGCGGTCGGGTACGCCCTCGGTGCCGGCGTCGGCGCGCTCGGCCAGCGCCTCGCCGACCGGCTCGGCTGGCGGGGTCCCCGGATGGGCCGCGGTGGCGCCGTGGTGCTGGCCGTCCTGGCCGGAGCCTGGACCGTGTGGGTCGTGGTCGCGGCCGTCGACCAGCACCGCTGGACCTGGGACCGGCTCGGGTACTCGCCGACCCTGACCACGACGGCGTACGCCGGCGCGCTCCTGCTCGCGGTGGCCGTGGCCGCCGTGCTCGCCGTGCTCGGCCTGCTGGCCCGGGTGGTCTGGTCGTGGGTGGCCCGGCTCGGCGCGCGCTGGCTGCCCGCGTCGGTGGCCGCGGTGCTGGCTGCCGTGGTGGTCGGCTGGGCCGTGCTGGCCGCCGCCGACACCTGGGTCCTCCAGCGCACCCTCGACGGGATGAACGCGGCGTTCGAGGCCGACGACCTCGAGGTCGACGCGTCCGCACCGGACCCGCCGCCGGCCGACGCGCCGCGTTCCGGCACGTCGGCCTCCGCGGTGTCCTGGACCGACCTGGGGGACCAGGGCCGCCGCTTCCTGTCCCGCGGTCCCGATGCCGCCGAGGTCGACGACCTCGCCCCCGCCGGCGCGGCCCCGGCGGTCGACCCGGCACGCGTCTTCGTCGGCCGCGCCTCGGCCGGGACGGTCGAGGACCGGGTCGGGCTCGCCGTCGCCGAGCTCGACCGGCTGGACGCCTTCGAGCGGCGCGCGGTCCTGGTCGTCGTGCCGACCGGCACCGGGTGGGTCAACGAGCAGATCGTCGCGCCCGTCGAGCACCTGCTCGGCGGCGACGTGGCCACCGTGGCCGTGCAGTACTCCCACCTGCCCAGCCCGCTGGCCTACCTCGCCGAGCACGACGCGGCGAGCCGGACCGGGGCGGCGACCATCGAGGCCGTCCGGGACCGGATCGCGGCGTTGCCTGCCGCTGACCGGCCGATGCTGCTGGTGGCGGGCGAGAGCCTGGGCAGCTTCGGCGGGGCGCAGGCCTTCGACGACCTCGACGACATGGTCGCCGACGTCGACCGGTCGCTGTGGATCGGCGCCCCCGAGTTCATGCACCTGCGGCGCCAGGCCGAGGCCGACCGGGAGCCGGGGTCGACCCAGGTCCGCCCGGTCGTCGGCGACGGCGAGGACGTCGTCGTGGCCAACCGGCGCTCGGACCTCGACGGCACGAGCCCGCGGTCGGTCTTCCTCCAGCAGGCCGACGACCCGATCGTGTGGTGGGACTGGGGCACCGCCGTACGCAGGCCCGACTGGCTCGCCGAACCGCTCGACCCGGCGGTGAACCCCGCCATGACCTGGCGGCCGTTCTCGACCTTCGCCAACCTCACCGTGGACATGGCCGTCGGCAACGACTTCGACGAGGACCACGGCCACCTCTACGGCACCCAGCCGCTGGCGGCGTGGACGGCGATGCTGGCACCGCCCGGGTGGGAGGCCGCCGACGTGGAGCGCCTGCGCGAGCACCTGGCGCGGCTCGAGCGGTGAGGACCCCGGGCGGGGTCGTCAGCCGTCGTGGACGGGGCGGGCCGGGGCGAGCAGCGGGAGGTCCAGCCGGCGGAGCCCGGCGGGTAGTGCCGAGACGGCGACCAGGGCCACGAACCCGCTGATCAGCTTGTCGCCGACCGAGACGAGCAGGTTGGCCGCCCAGGTGCCGACCGCCGCCTCGCTGGTCAGGGCGGTCACCGTGGCCGCCAGCGTGTCCTGCTCGTGGCCGGTGCTGCCGCCGAGCAGCAGCACCAGGATCGGGACGGCCAGCAGGGTGCAGACCGCGGCGACGAGGAGGTTCAGGCCGAGGAAGCGGGGCAGGGTCCGGCCGAGGCCGAGCCGGCGGACGCCGTACCCCCAGACGAGGGCGCCGGCGACGTTGACCAGCGCGAAGGGCAGCGAGGCCGGCCCGCCCTCGGCCACGCCGAGGACGTTGGTGACCAGGCCGACCCCGGCGCCGTGCCACGGTCCGAGGGCGATCGCGGCCAGGGCGGTGCCGACCATGTCGAGGTGGACCGGCAGGTCGAGCAGCACGATGAGGCCGCGGCCGGCGAGGTTGAGCGCGACGCAGGCCACCAGCAGGGCGAGCAGGTGGGCGCGCGGCGACCGGGGCGGCGGCGGGGGAGCAGGGTCGGGGGTGCCTGCGGTCGCGTCTGCGGTCGCCCCCGCGGTCGCCCCCGCGGTCGGGACCTCCGCGGGTCGGTCCCCGAGGGACCGGGCCACCCAGGCGTCGACCTCGGGGTCGCCGCCTCCGAGGGCGTGCGCGATCTCCCGCACCAGGGGGAGGTTGAGGCGGGTCCGGCCGGTGCGGAACACGTCGTAGACGGTCGTGCGGGCCACCCGTGCGGCGTGGGGGTCGGCGCCGTCGCGGACGCGCTGCTCGGCGACGCGACGCCCGATCTCGGCGTACGACGGGTCCCCCGCGCGGCGGCGCAGCGCACCCAGCTCGGCAGCGACGACGTCCCAGCCGCCGGTGCCGGGCTCGTGGTCGGTGCCCGGCGTCGTCACGGACCGGATCGTAGAGGGCCCCGCCGACACCGGCTGGGGTGTCCGGGTTCGTCCGGGAAGCGTGTCGGCCCTGGTGCGGGCGTGCGGACGGCGGTGGGATCGGGGAGCGGTCGCGCGGCCCCGGGGGGAGTGCCGCGCGGCTGCTGCCCGCGACGGGGCGCCGCTCCGTGGGGGAGTGGCGCCCGGTCGGGGGGCCGGTCGGGGGGCCGGTCGGGGGGCCGGTCGGCGCGGCCCGTCGGCGGGGCCCGGACGAGCACCGGCCCCGCCGGTGAGGGGCGGGGCCGGTGCGTCCGCGTCTCGCGGCGGCGGAGGATAGGGGATTCGAACCCCTGAGGGCGTTAACCCAACCCGCTTTCCAAGCGAGCGCCATAGGCCACTAGGCGAATCCTCCGCGCAGGAGGCTACCGGTCGCCCCGGCGCGGGGTCGACTCGGGCCGGTACGGGCCGGGTTGCGGCCCGCGCGGAGGCCTCGCCTAGACTGCGGGCAACCCCCCGCGTGGCGGCACCTCACCCAAATCCCCCAGGGCCGGAAGGCAGCAAGGGCAAGTGGGCTCTGCCGGGTGCGCGGGGGCCTCTTCGTCCCCGGGACCGGTCAGGTCCCGGCCGCGGGCTCGGGCGGCCTGGTGGGCTGTCGGCGCCGGTGGCTAGTGTCGTCGGCGTGGAGTCACCCCTCGCGTTGTACCGGCGCTACCGGCCCGAGACCTTCGCCGAGGTCATCGGGCAGGACCACGTGACCGAGCCCCTGCGGGCCGCCCTCGCCAGCAACCGGGTCAACCACGCCTACCTGTTCTCCGGCCCGCGCGGCTGCGGCAAGACCACCTCGGCCCGCATCCTGGCCCGGGCGCTGAACTGCGAGCTGGCGCCGGTCGCCGACCCGTGCGGGCAGTGCCAGAGCTGCCGCGACCTGGCCCGCGGCGGGCCGGGGTCGATCGACGTCATCGAGATCGACGCGGCCTCGCACGGCGGTGTCGACGACGCCCGCGACCTGCGCGAGAAGGCGTTCTTCGCCCCGGTCCGCAGCCGCTACAAGGTCTACGTCATCGACGAGGCCCACATGGTGACCACCCAGGGTTTCAACGCGCTGCTGAAGCTGGTCGAGGAGCCGCCGCCGCACCTGCGCTTCATCTTCGCCACCACCGAGCCCGACAAGGTCATCCCGACCATCCGCTCCCGGACCCACCACTACCCGTTCCGGCTGATCCCGCCGCGGCTGCTGTCGTCCTACCTCGGCGAGCTCTGCGCGCGAGAGGGCGTGCCGATCGAGCCCGCCGCCGTCCCGATGGTGGTCCGCGCCGGCGCCGGGTCGGCCCGCGACACCCTCTCCGTGCTGGACCAGCTGCTCGGGGGTCCGGCCCGGCCGGGATCACCTACGAGCTGGCCACCGGGCTGCTCGGCTACACCCCGGACACGCTGCTCGACGAGGTCGTCGACGCCTTCGCCGCCGGTGACGGCCGGGCCGTCTTCGGCGTGGTCGACAAGGTCATCGAGACCGGGCAGGACCCGCGCCGCTTCACCGAGGACCTCCTGCGCCGGCTGCGCGACCTGGTGATCGTGGCCGCGGTGCCCGACGCGCCGGCGACCGGCCTGATCGACGTCTCCGAGGACCAGGGCGAGCGTCTGGTCGCCCAGACCGCCCGCTTCGGCACGGCCGACCTGACCCGCGCCGCCGACCTGGTGGCCACCGGGCTGACCGAGATGCGCGGCGCCACCGCGCCGAGGCTGCTGCTGGAGCTGATCTGCGCCCGGGTCCTCCTGCCCGGCGCCGACCACACCACGCAGGGCGTGCTCGCGCGACTGGACCGTCTCGAGCGCCGCAACGCCATCAGCGGCACGCCCAGCGCGGCCGCCCCGACCGGTGCGGTCGCCCCCCGGGTCACCGCCGACCCGGCGTTGCGGCTGCCGGCCCAGGACCGGCCGGCTCCGGCGCGTGGCCACGACCAGGGCTCGGCCGCGGAGCCGGCTGCCACGGTGGTGCCGCCGCCGGTGCCGCCGGCGCGGGTCGAGCAGAGTCCCGCCCCGGCCCGACCCCCCGCACCCTCGGCCCCCGAACCCTCGACCCCGGAACCCTCGGCCCCCGAACCCTCGACCCCGGAACCCTCGGCGTCGCCGGCCGCCGTCGAGCCGCCCGCGCCCGTCGAGACGCCGGCGCCCGTCGAGCCGCCCGCGACGCAGGAGCCCCCCGTGGTGCGCGCGGTGCCGCGGCTGGTCTCGGACGAGCCGTCCGCGCCCGCACCGGCGGCCCCGGAGCCGAGCGCCCCCGCACCGGCCGCAGGGCCGGCGCCGACCGACGGCCCGGTGCTGTCCCTGATCGACGTCCGCCGGCTGTGGCCCGACGTGGTCGAGGCCACCAAGCACCGGCGCCGGGTGACCTGGATGCACCTCAGCCAGAACTGCCAGGTCGTCGAGGTCGCCGGTCGCAGCGTGACGCTCGGCTTCACCAACGCCGGGGCCCGCAGCTCGTTCGACGCCGGTGGCAGCGCCGAGATCGTGCGCCAGGCCGTCATCGACGTGATCGGCGTGGACTGGAAGGTCGAGACGATCATCGACGCCGGGGCCGACGCGAGCGCCACGGCGCCGCCGGCGCCCAGCGCCGAACCGCTCCCGGCGGCCGAGCCGGCCCGACCGGCCGCGGCACCCCCGGCGGCGGCACCCCCGGCGGCGGCACCCCCGGCGGCGGCGCCCCCGGTCGACGACGCGCCCCCGCCCTGGGCCGTCGAGCCGCCCGCCGACCTCGAGCCCCCCGACTCGCCGCGTCCGGCTCCCGCCCCCGAGCCGCCGACCGACGGGCCCCCGGACCCGGCGGACGCCGCCGACGAGCCGCCGTGGGCACGCTCGACGCCGCAGGAGCACCGCGAGCGCACCCCCGCGGACCTCCGGGCCGCCGACGCCGACGCGCACCCCGACGACGACGACGCCGAGGTCGACGCGGTCGGTGGGGCCGACCTGCTCGCCCGCGAGCTGGGAGCCAGGATGATCGAGGAGATCCGGCACCAGTGAGCCACTCCGGCACGACCGCACGACCCCGCACGACCGCTCGACCTGTCCGGGCACGACCCGTGCCCACCCGCCCCGCACGCTCCGACACCCCGAGGTGACCCCATGACCCAGAACCCCTTCGACGCGCTCGGCGGCGGTGGCTTCGACATGAACGCGCTGCTGCAGCAGGCCCAGCAGATGCAGGAGCAGCTGCAGGCGGCCCAGGAACAGCTCAACGACGCCCAGGTCGAGGGCGAGGTCGGTGGTGGCGCCGTCACCGTCACCGTCAGCGGCACCGGCGAGCTGGTCGGCGTGGCCATCCGCCCCGGCACCGTGGACGGCGGGTCCGAGGAGGACCTCGCCGACCTCGGCGACATGGTCGTCGCCGCCTACCGCGACGCGAAGGCCCGCGCCGACGCGCTCGCCGCCGAGGCGCTCGGCCCGATGGCCGGGGGGCTCGACGGGCTGGCCGGCGGGCTGGGCGGCGGCATCCCCGGTCTCGGCGGGCCCGGCGGGGAGCCCGGCGCGGACCCCGGCCAGCCGGGCGGCCCCGGCCGTACCGGCTTCTGAGCGGGGTCCTCCTTGTACGAGGGGGTCGTCCAGGACCTCATCGACGAGCTCGGCCGGCTTCCCGGCGTCGGGCCGAAGAGCGCCCAGCGCATCGCCTTCCACCTGCTGCAGGCCGACGAGCCCGACGTGCGCCGGCTGGCCGAGACGCTGCTGCAGGTCAAGGCGCGGGTGCGGTTCTGCTCGATCTGCTTCAACGTCTCCGAGGACGACACCTGCCGGATCTGCCGTGACCCGCGTCGGGACCCCACCGCGTTGTGCGTGGTCGAGGAGTACAAGGACGTCGTGGCGATCGAGCGGACCCGCGAGTTCAAGGGGCGCTACCACGTGCTCGGCGGGGCGATCTCGCCCATCGACGGCATCGGTCCCGACCAGCTGCGCATCCGCGAGCTGCTCACCCGGCTGTCCGACGGGGCGATCACCGAGATCATCCTGGCGACCGACCCGAACCTGGAGGGCGAGGCCACGGCGACCTACCTCACACGCCTGATGAGGGACCTCGGCTTGCGCATCACCCGCCTGGCGAGTGGACTGCCGGTAGGCGGTGACCTCGAGTACGCCGACGAGGTCACCCTGGGACGAGCGTTCTCCGGAAGGCGGGCAGCCGAATGACCGTGCACAGCACCGACGCCGACGACCACACCGCGGTCGTCGCGGCCGAGGTCGCGGCCCAGATCGAGGACTTCCTCGCCGCACTGAGGGCGATCGCGGTCGCCCGTGACCCGGGGCGCGGCATCTCCCTGCTGCTGCTCGAGATCAGCCAGGTGCTGCTCGCGGGGGCCCGGCTGGGCGCGCAGCAGGACTTCGTCCCGCGCAGCGACTACCAGCCCGACGTGGGCCCCGAGGCCGACCTCGACGAGATGCGGCTCGCGCTGGCCGACATGCTCGGCGACGTCGACACCTACAGCTTCGTCTTCGACCCGTACGTGCCCGAGGTGGTCGAGAGCCAGCTCTCCGACGACCTGGCCGCGATCGCCACCGACCTCGAGAACGGGTTGCGTCACTACCGCGCCGGCGACTTCGCCGAGGCCCTGTGGTGGTGGCAGTTCTCCTACGTCTCCTCCTGGGGCAACCTGGCCGGCGCCGCCCTGAACGCGCTGCTCTCGGTGGTCGCGCACGACCGCCTCGACGTCGAGATGGCCGGCAGCGTGCAGGCGATCGAGGCCGAGCGGGTCCGTACCGCGGAGGCGCTGCTGGACAGCGGCGGGCCCACCGCCTGAGCCTCGCCTAGACTCGGCACCGCGCCCCCGCGCCGCACGTCTGCCGGTCCACCGCCCGTCGTGCCCGGGGGCCGTCCCCGTCGTCGAGACACCGAGGAGCTGCCCGGTGGGCATGGTCGTGCAGAAGTACGGCGGTTCGTCCCTGGCCGACGCCGCCGGCGTGAAGCGCGTGGCGCAGCGGATCGTGGCGACCAAGCGGGCCGGTCACGACGTGGTCGTGGTCGTCTCGGCGATGGGTGACACGACCGACGAGCTCCGCGACCTCGCCGAGCAGGTCACGCCGCTGCCGCCCCCGCGCGAGCTCGACATGCTGCTCACCGCCGGGGAGCGGATCTCGATGGCGCTGGTCGCGATGGCGATCGCCCAGCTCGGCCCCCGGGCGCGGTCCTTCACCGGGTCCCAGGCCGGGGTGATCACCGACTCGGTGCACGGGCGGGCCAAGATCATCGACATCAGCCCGGGGCGGATCGAGCAGGCGGTCGCCGAGGGCGACATCGCGATCGTGGCCGGCTTCCAGGGCGTCTCGCAGGACACCAAGGACGTCACCACCCTCGGCCGCGGCGCCTCCGACACCACCGCGGTCGCCCTGGCGGCCGCCCTGGGCGCCGAGGTCTGCGAGATCTACAGCGACGTCGACGGCGTCTTCACCGCGGACCCGCGGATCGTGCCGGCCGCCCGCAAGCTGGACCGGATCTCCACCGAGGAGATGCTGGAGATGGCGGCGTCCGGCGCGAAGATCCTGCACGTGCGCTGCGTCGAGTACGCGCGCCGTCACGACATGCCCGTCCACGTGCGCTCGTCCTTCTCCCAGAAGGAGGGCACCTGGATCATCCCCGAGAGCTCAGGAGGAGCAGTGGAGCAGGCGATCATCGCGGGCGTGGCCCACGACCGCAGCGAGGCCAAGGTCACCGTGGTCGGCGTGCCCGACAAGGTCGGTGAGGCCGCCCGGATCTTCGAGGCGCTCGCCGCCGCCGAGATCAACATCGACATGGTCGTGCAGAACGTCTCCGCCGCGGCGACGTCGCGCACCGACATCTCGTTCACGCTGCCGCGCACCGACGGCCAGACCGCGATGAGCGCGCTGGCGCGCATCCAGGAGGTCGTCGGCTACGACCAGCTGCTCTACGACGACCAGATCGGCAAGGTCTCGCTGATCGGCGCCGGGATGCGCTCGCACCCCGGCATCACCGCGAAGTTCTTCGCCGCCCTGGCCGGCGGCGGGGTCAACATCTCGATGATCTCGACCTCGGAGATCCGGATCTCGGTCGTGGTCGACGAGGCACAGGTCGACGACGCCGTGCGCGCCACCCACACCGCCTTCGACCTGGACTCCGACGAGGTCGAGGCCGTGGTCTACGGCGGGACCGGCCGATGAGCCGCCCGCTGCGCCTCGGCGTGGTCGGCGCGACCGGTCAGGTCGGCGTCGCCATGCGCCAGATCCTGCTGGAGCGCGGCCTCGAGCTCGCAGACGTCCGGTTCTTCGCCTCCGCCCGCTCGGCCGGCCAGGTGCTCGCCTTCGGCGACCGCGAGGTCACCGTCGAGGACGCCGCCGCCGCCGACCCGGCCGGGCTCGACGTGGCGCTCTTCTCCGCCGGCGCCACCACGTCGCGCGCCCTCGCGCCGCGCTTCGCCGAGGCCGGTGTCACCGTCGTCGACAACTCCTCGGCCTTCCGGATGGACCCCGACGTGCCGCTGGTGGTCTCCGAGGTGAACCCCGGCGCGATCTCCGAGGCCCGCAAGGGCATCATCGCCAACCCGAACTGCACCACGATGGCTGCGATGCCCGTCCTCAAGCCGCTGCACGACGCCGCCGGCCTGACCCGGCTGATCGCCTCGACCTACCAGGCCGTCTCCGGCTCGGGCGTCAAGGGCGTGGAGGAGCTGGCCGGGCAGGTCGCCGCCGCCGGCGACAAGGCCGCCGAGCTGGCCTACGACGGCTCCGCGGTGTCCTTCCCGGAGCCGACGACCTACGCCCGCACGATCGCCTACAACGTGCTCCCGCTGGCCGGCTCGATCGTCGACGACGGGCTGGAGGAGACCGACGAGGAGCAGAAGCTGCGCAACGAGTCGCGCAAGATCCTCGGGCTGCCGGACCTCGCCGTCTCGGGCATCTGCGTCCGCGTCCCGGTCTTCACCGGCCACTCGCTGGCGATCAACGCCGAGTTCGCCTCGGCCATGACGCCCCGCCGGGCCCGCGAGATCCTGGCCGGCGCCCCGGGCGTGGAGCTCGCCGACATCCCGACCCCGCTGCTGGCGGCCGGCCGGGACCCGTCGTACGTCGGCCGTCTGCGCCAGGACCCGGGCGTCCCCGACGACCGCGGCCTGGCGCTGTTCATCAGCAACGACAACTTGCGCAAGGGCGCGGCGCTGAACACCGTCCAGATCGCCGAGCTGCTCGCCGCCCGCTGAGCCGAGATGACGCTCGCGGACAGCCGAGATGACGCTCGCGGACAGCCGAGGTGACGCTCGCGGCGCGTCGAGGTGACGCGTGCGGTCAACGCAGGAGCGTGTCGTCCCGCACCGGCTCGTCCCACGCGTTGGTCTCGTCGCCGCTGACGGTGGTCAGCCAGTGCGAGCCGAGGAAGGCCGCCACGCTCAGGGCAGGGATCACCAGGAGCATGGTCCAGCTGAAGATCACCGGCACGAGCAGCAGCAGCACCACCACGGCCACGACGCCGACGGCGAGGATGCTGGTACCGCGGGGGTCGGGGACCTGCAGCGCCGCGAGGGCCAGGCCGCCGAGCAGGGCGACCCCGACGACGATGGCGGTCAGGAAGAGGTAGCCGGCGCCGCCGCAGGACGGTGTCCCGCGCACGGCCTCGCAGAGCGCCAGCGAACCGGTGGTGAGGCCGACGATCATCAGGCCCGCGACCAGGCCGACCACGGCGACGGCACGCATGCCGCTCACCGGGGGCGTCCAGGGCACCCGCGGCGCGGCGGGCTCGGCGGGCTCGGCGGGCTCGACGGGCTGGTCCAGGACGACCGTGGGCTGGGCGTCCGCGGTGGGGCGGGGCGGCTCCGTGGGTACGACCGGTGCTGCCCGCCGTACCACCGGTGCCTCGACCGGATGCGTGGTGGGCGCCGGTGGGGCCACCGTGACCGGTTCGGGTGCCGGGGCGGGCTCTGGCTCGGGGGACGGCTCGCTGGCCACCGGCGGCGGGGCGAGCCCCTCGGCGGGGGGCGCGGGGTCCTTCTTCCTCCGACGCGGGAAGAGGGAGGGCTTGGCGAGGCTGAGCTTCTCCAGCTCGCGCTCTCGGTCCTGGTCGGCCATGGGGCCAGTCTGGCACGCAGCAGCGGGGCGGGGGCCGGGTCGAGGTGGCCCGATGACCGGGTTGTCCGGCGGGGACGACGAAGGGCCAGGCCCCGGCGTACCGGAACCTGACCCTTGCGTGGTCGGGCTGACAGGATTTGAACCTGCGGCCTCCTCGTCCCGAACGAGGCGCGCTACCAAGCTGCGCCACAGCCCGATGTGGGTTGTGCCCACGACCTCGGGGAGCATACAAGAGGTCGGGGGGCCGACCCCAATCGGGTCAGTCCACCGTCGACGGGTGCCCGGTCGGGACGAGGGTCAGCAGGGTGGCCTCGGGCCGGCAGGCGACCCGCAGCCGGACGTACGGGCTGGTCCCGAGGCCGGCGGACACGTGCAGCCAGGACGACCCCGGGTCCCCCGGTCGCGAGTCGGCCGGGTGGCGGTGCAGGCCCTTGGCCCGGGCGGCGTCGAGGTCGCAGTTCGTCGTCAACGCCCGGGCGGGACGCCCCGGCAGTCCCGGCAGGCAGACCTGCCCCCCGTGGGTGTGGCCGGCCAGGACGGCGTCGTAGCCGTCGGCGGCCATCTGGTCGAGGACCCGCAGGTACGGCGCGTGGGCGACGCCGAGGCGTACGTCGGCGCCGGCGTCCGCGGGCCCGGCGATCGCGTCCAGGCGGTCGTATCGCAGGTGTGGGTCGTCCACGCCGGCGAACGCGATCCGGGTGCCACCGACCTCGAGCGTGTCGCGGGTGTTGGTCAGGTCCCGCCACCCGGCGCCGGTCAGGCGTCGGGTCAGGTCGCGCCAGGGCAGCTGGGCGACGTCGGTGTGCCGTTTGCCGTCGTCGGGCAGCAGGTAGCGCAGGGGGTTGCGCATGGTCGGCTCGAAGTAGTCGTTGGAGCCGAGCACGAACACGCCCGGCACCGTGAGCAGCGGGCCGAGCGCGTCCAGCAGCGGGCCGACCGCGTGGTGCGACGACAGGTTGTCGCCGGTGTCGACCACGAGGTCCGGGGCGAGGTCGGCCAGCCCCCGCAGCCAGGCGAGCTTGCGGTCCTGCCCGGGGGTCAGGTGCAGGTCGGAGAGGTGCAGCACCCGGAGCGGGCGGTGCCCGGCAGGCAGCAGG
This window encodes:
- a CDS encoding aspartate-semialdehyde dehydrogenase; the encoded protein is MSRPLRLGVVGATGQVGVAMRQILLERGLELADVRFFASARSAGQVLAFGDREVTVEDAAAADPAGLDVALFSAGATTSRALAPRFAEAGVTVVDNSSAFRMDPDVPLVVSEVNPGAISEARKGIIANPNCTTMAAMPVLKPLHDAAGLTRLIASTYQAVSGSGVKGVEELAGQVAAAGDKAAELAYDGSAVSFPEPTTYARTIAYNVLPLAGSIVDDGLEETDEEQKLRNESRKILGLPDLAVSGICVRVPVFTGHSLAINAEFASAMTPRRAREILAGAPGVELADIPTPLLAAGRDPSYVGRLRQDPGVPDDRGLALFISNDNLRKGAALNTVQIAELLAAR
- a CDS encoding ECF transporter S component, coding for MTTPGTDHEPGTGGWDVVAAELGALRRRAGDPSYAEIGRRVAEQRVRDGADPHAARVARTTVYDVFRTGRTRLNLPLVREIAHALGGGDPEVDAWVARSLGDRPAEVPTAGATAGATADATAGTPDPAPPPPPRSPRAHLLALLVACVALNLAGRGLIVLLDLPVHLDMVGTALAAIALGPWHGAGVGLVTNVLGVAEGGPASLPFALVNVAGALVWGYGVRRLGLGRTLPRFLGLNLLVAAVCTLLAVPILVLLLGGSTGHEQDTLAATVTALTSEAAVGTWAANLLVSVGDKLISGFVALVAVSALPAGLRRLDLPLLAPARPVHDG
- a CDS encoding alpha/beta-hydrolase family protein; this translates as MEAGTEPDRAPPRRARRSVTGVVLAVLMLGASLDPSLLARSWVFQGVLSGVGVAVGYALGAGVGALGQRLADRLGWRGPRMGRGGAVVLAVLAGAWTVWVVVAAVDQHRWTWDRLGYSPTLTTTAYAGALLLAVAVAAVLAVLGLLARVVWSWVARLGARWLPASVAAVLAAVVVGWAVLAAADTWVLQRTLDGMNAAFEADDLEVDASAPDPPPADAPRSGTSASAVSWTDLGDQGRRFLSRGPDAAEVDDLAPAGAAPAVDPARVFVGRASAGTVEDRVGLAVAELDRLDAFERRAVLVVVPTGTGWVNEQIVAPVEHLLGGDVATVAVQYSHLPSPLAYLAEHDAASRTGAATIEAVRDRIAALPAADRPMLLVAGESLGSFGGAQAFDDLDDMVADVDRSLWIGAPEFMHLRRQAEADREPGSTQVRPVVGDGEDVVVANRRSDLDGTSPRSVFLQQADDPIVWWDWGTAVRRPDWLAEPLDPAVNPAMTWRPFSTFANLTVDMAVGNDFDEDHGHLYGTQPLAAWTAMLAPPGWEAADVERLREHLARLER
- a CDS encoding DUF5063 domain-containing protein; translated protein: MTVHSTDADDHTAVVAAEVAAQIEDFLAALRAIAVARDPGRGISLLLLEISQVLLAGARLGAQQDFVPRSDYQPDVGPEADLDEMRLALADMLGDVDTYSFVFDPYVPEVVESQLSDDLAAIATDLENGLRHYRAGDFAEALWWWQFSYVSSWGNLAGAALNALLSVVAHDRLDVEMAGSVQAIEAERVRTAEALLDSGGPTA
- a CDS encoding aspartate kinase produces the protein MGMVVQKYGGSSLADAAGVKRVAQRIVATKRAGHDVVVVVSAMGDTTDELRDLAEQVTPLPPPRELDMLLTAGERISMALVAMAIAQLGPRARSFTGSQAGVITDSVHGRAKIIDISPGRIEQAVAEGDIAIVAGFQGVSQDTKDVTTLGRGASDTTAVALAAALGAEVCEIYSDVDGVFTADPRIVPAARKLDRISTEEMLEMAASGAKILHVRCVEYARRHDMPVHVRSSFSQKEGTWIIPESSGGAVEQAIIAGVAHDRSEAKVTVVGVPDKVGEAARIFEALAAAEINIDMVVQNVSAAATSRTDISFTLPRTDGQTAMSALARIQEVVGYDQLLYDDQIGKVSLIGAGMRSHPGITAKFFAALAGGGVNISMISTSEIRISVVVDEAQVDDAVRATHTAFDLDSDEVEAVVYGGTGR
- a CDS encoding metallophosphoesterase, which gives rise to MRPLPLLAASTAALASAGAGLTAYAAAEARAYTLRRVTVPLLPAGHRPLRVLHLSDLHLTPGQDRKLAWLRGLADLAPDLVVDTGDNLSSHHAVGPLLDALGPLLTVPGVFVLGSNDYFEPTMRNPLRYLLPDDGKRHTDVAQLPWRDLTRRLTGAGWRDLTNTRDTLEVGGTRIAFAGVDDPHLRYDRLDAIAGPADAGADVRLGVAHAPYLRVLDQMAADGYDAVLAGHTHGGQVCLPGLPGRPARALTTNCDLDAARAKGLHRHPADSRPGDPGSSWLHVSAGLGTSPYVRLRVACRPEATLLTLVPTGHPSTVD
- a CDS encoding YbaB/EbfC family nucleoid-associated protein produces the protein MTQNPFDALGGGGFDMNALLQQAQQMQEQLQAAQEQLNDAQVEGEVGGGAVTVTVSGTGELVGVAIRPGTVDGGSEEDLADLGDMVVAAYRDAKARADALAAEALGPMAGGLDGLAGGLGGGIPGLGGPGGEPGADPGQPGGPGRTGF
- the recR gene encoding recombination mediator RecR, coding for MYEGVVQDLIDELGRLPGVGPKSAQRIAFHLLQADEPDVRRLAETLLQVKARVRFCSICFNVSEDDTCRICRDPRRDPTALCVVEEYKDVVAIERTREFKGRYHVLGGAISPIDGIGPDQLRIRELLTRLSDGAITEIILATDPNLEGEATATYLTRLMRDLGLRITRLASGLPVGGDLEYADEVTLGRAFSGRRAAE